One stretch of Leishmania braziliensis MHOM/BR/75/M2904 complete genome, chromosome 6 DNA includes these proteins:
- a CDS encoding protein disulfide isomerase codes for MSLFRKAFAVVLAVAFVVLFAEAEMVELNPANFHKIVKDPSKNVFVMFYAPWCGHCNNMKPVWLELADNYPISEDIIIARIDASAYRGIAKEFGISGFPTLKFFPKRDKSGANQYSGPRELSAFRSYVAANRQ; via the coding sequence ATGTCGCTCTTCAGGAAGGCTTTCGCTGTTGTGTTGGCTGTCGCCTTCGTTGTGCTCTTCGCTGAGGCGGAGATGGTGGAGCTCAACCCGGCAAACTTCCACAAAATTGTGAAGGACCCCTCGAAGAATGTATTCGTCATGTTCTACGCCCCGTGGTGTGGCCACTGCAACAACATGAAGCCCGTGTGGTTGGAGCTGGCGGACAACTACCCCATCTCGGAGGACATCATCATTGCCCGCATCGATGCCAGTGCCTACCGCGGAATCGCGAAGGAGTTCGGCATCAGTGGATTCCCAACTCTCAAGTTTTTCCCCAAGAGGGACAAGTCGGGTGCGAACCAGTACAGCGGCCCGCGCGAGCTCTCCGCCTTCCGGTCATACGTAGCGGCCAACAGGCAGTAA
- a CDS encoding putative deoxyribose-phosphate aldolase yields MHDQQPTAKVNFDMPSRPGHKGELNDKILQRVRFIAAQLGLPRLEERFAHLKETNGTWRTGSASDSIDLARYIDHTLLKADASHAAIVQLCEEAKAHHFKAVCVNGCHVAQCARLLAGSEVQVACVCGFPLGQMTSAMKVAEATEEISNGAQEVDMVINIGALKSKCYDDVFTDIKGVCDVCARANAVSKVILETCLLSEEEIVDACIMSVAAGATFVKTSTGFSTGGATPEAVDIMLAVVGNEASVKASGGVRDHYAVMQYVQAGVKRIGTSSGVVIVSP; encoded by the coding sequence ATGCACGACCAGCAGCCGACTGCGAAGGTGAACTTCGACATGCCCTCGCGCCCGGGGCACAAGGGCGAGCTCAATGACAAGATTCTTCAGCGCGTCCGCTTCATTGCTGCCCAGCTCGGCCTCCCCAGACTTGAGGAGAGGTTTGCGCACTTAAAGGAGACGAACGGGACGTGGCGGACCGGCAGCGCTTCCGACAGCATCGACCTCGCCCGGTACATCGATCACACGCTCCTCAAGGCGGATGCCTCTCATGCGGCCATCGTGCAGCTATGTGAGGAGGCAAAAGCGCATCACTTTAAGGCAGTCTGCGTAAACGGCTGCCATGTGGCTCAGTGCGCACGGCTGTTGGCCGGCTCGGAGGTTCAGGTCGCGTGCGTCTGCGGCTTTCCACTAGGCCAGATGACATCCGCCATGAAGGTCGCCGAGGCGACAGAAGAAATCTCTAACGGGGCGCAGGAGGTGGACATGGTCATCAACATCGGCGCCCTTAAGAGCAAGTGCTACGATGATGTCTTCACCGATATCAAGGGCGTCTGTGATGTCTGCGCAAGAGCGAATGCCGTGTCGAAGGTGATCCTCGAAACCTGTCTCCTGtcagaggaggagatcgTCGATGCGTGCATCATGAGCGTGGCAGCTGGCGCGACGTTCGTGAAGACTTCCACTGGCTTCAGCACGGGCGGCGCAACTCCAGAGGCAGTTGACATTATGCTAGCCGTTGTCGGCAACGAGGCTTCGGTGAAGGCGAGCGGTGGTGTGCGGGACCACTATGCGGTGATGCAGTACGTTCAAGCCGGCGTGAAGCGGATTGGCACGAGCTCTGGTGTCGTCATCGTGTCGCCCTAG